TAATTTCTTAATTAAAACATACTCTATCCGAATTTGTTACTTGAACAATTTGATTTTTATATTATATTCCGACATTACAATTTCTAAACATTATGTAGAAAGTATATATATGCTTGATTCTCTGTATTTTTGCTGGTCAATTATGCACAGCGTTAAAAAGAAAACTCTATTTCAAACTGTTTTATTTTATTTTCACATTATTATCAACAAGACGAAAGCATTTTGAATCTTTCAATAAAACCAGCAAATCGCTGCATGATTCCTTCTATCTGTCGCATCCTATTCTCTTTATTGATCTCCTTCTTAGAAAAACGTCAATCAGTTTCCGTGACGCAAGTCTTTTTGCTTACAGGAATCAATTGGGTCTGTTGTATTTACCCAATGCAGCGCCAGGAAACACAGCAAAATGGCTACAGATAAAAACAGGGCCGAATGTCTGCTTTTGCAGTCATTCGGTCCTGTTTTTGATTGATGAATGATCACACCATTGTTTTACTCCCTATTTTGGTGCTGCGATATCCAGAGCCAACGCCGTAAAAACAGCGGAGCCTAACGGCAGACAGCGCTCGTCGATATCAAAATCGATGGTGTGCGCTCCGCCGGCTGCGGATGCATTGCTATCACTCTCTGCGCTCAAGCCGGCACCGATCCCCAGGTAGGTGACTTGGCCGCCGTTTTGTTTAACGCGCTCCATCATATAGGTGAAATCCTCACTGCCGCCCAGTTTACCTTCACTGTCTGAAACCTGGTCGAAACAGCCCAGCTCTTTGGCGACTCTGATCACTCTTTGCATCAATTCCGGACTGCAGCTGCCGCTTTTGGCGGAACCCATTTGTTTTAACTCCAATTCGCAATTATACATGATCGCCGAACCCTGCAGTACCTGCATGGCACGACCGTACATATATTGATCGAGCTCGCTCGTATCGCCTCTGGTTTCAATCGCCATTACCGCATGATCCGGTATCACATTTCTGCCGGTGCCGGCCTGCAGGCGGCCGACATTGATCCGCGTGGCTCCCGCTTTGTGCCGGGAAATGGCGTATAGGTTAAGCGCCGCATTGGCAGCAGCTAAAAGCGCGTTTTTACCGCCGTCCGGATTGCCGCCTGCATGTGCAGCCTTACCGGTGAAAATGGCATCAAACTTGCTGGTAGCCAGCATGCCGGCTTGTCCCGGCAATAAACTGCCGACCGGCGAACCGCTGCCCAGATGCGCTCCCAGCATATATTCTACATCATCCAAAATCCCGGATGCCGTCATGGGTCTGGCCCCACGGCCCCCCTCTTCTGCCGGTTGAAAAACCAGTTTGATCGTAGCTTTGAACTGATCACGGTATTGCATGAGTAGTTGAGCAACGCCCAAGCCGATGCTGGCATGACCGTCATGACCGCAGGAATGCATCATGTTGGTGTTGACGGAGGCAAATCCTTCCCGGCCGGGACGCCGTTCCTTTGTCTGCGGTTCATTCATTTCCACCGCATCAATGTCAAAACGCATGCCGATCACCGGACCTACCCCGTTCTTCAAGATTCCAACCACGCCGGTAAAACCGCCGCGCATTTTCTCCGCATATTCCGGCACCGCTCCCTGGGAGAGAGCGCGCTGGTATTGCTGTTCCAATTCCTCTTCGGTAAGCAAGCCCATGCGTTCTTCGGCGCAGATCACTTCTCTGCCCAGTTTCACTTCATAGCCAAGCTGAGCCAGTTCACGCGCAATCAGGGAGGCGGTGCGGAATTCTGTCCAGGCCGATTCGGCATAGTGGTGGAAATCACGGCGATATGCCGTTTGTTTTTCCTGCAGCGCTCGTGCTGCTTCCACCAGATTCTGCATCGCTTTGCTCCTTATTTGACGGGAGACGGCTGAATACCGGCGGGAATGGGGCAAACGTAAGCGCCGTCGCTCAGGCGTTCCGCCAATTCCTGCTTTGCCGCGGTCAATTGTTCCGGCTGCAGAATCAAGTCCAAACCGACGCCGGCCATGGCTTTCGCCGCTTCCAGCATGCCGGTGTGCGCCCAGTGGTTCTTGCCCTGCGCCACCAACTGCCAGGAATGGCCGGGTGTATTCAAAGCGGTGCAGCTCGTATTGCATTGCACCGTGGGGGTGATCCAGGAGACATCAGAGACGTCGGTTGAACCGGACATGGCTTTTTCCGAGGTCTTATAAGGAACGATCGCATCGCTAATCGGTTGTTTCAGCAGTTCCGCGGCTATTTTGCGTCCTTCTTTTTCGCCGAAGATCGCCAGCAAGCCGTTATAGGAACTCTTCTTTTCTTCTTCCGTGAGCGTCGTCTGAATTTCAGCCGCAAAAGCAAGCTCAGCCGCGCTTGGCTGCCGTCTCGGAATCAAATTCAGATTCGCAAACATCAGATTTTCCAAAACTTCATTGGGAATCAAATTGGAACAGGCTTTATCGATTTGTATGGTTAATTTGGTGGAGGTCATCAGTGCGGCGCCGCGCGCGATATCGCAGACGCGCTCGTAGATATCCTTGACCAGGTTATTTTTGGGAGCGCGGATCAAATAAAGAACTTCCGCTTCCGGTTGCACCACGTTCGGGCTTTTGCCGCCGGTATTGACAACGGCATAATGCATGCGCGCTTCGCTGATCACATGCTCGCGCAGGTAATTGACGCCGACATTCATCAGTTCCACGGCATCCAAAGCACTGCGGCCCAAATGCGGTGAACCGCCGGCATGGGAGGCGCGGCCGATGAATTTAAAATAGACCTGGATATTTGCCAGGGAAGAACCGGTGGAAACCATGGTTTCACAGCCGGGATGCCAGGTGATGGCGGCATCCACGCCGCTGAAGACACCTTCTCTGGCCATAAAAGCTTTGCCGGAACCGCCCTCTTCGCCGGGAGTACCAAAGTATTTGATGGTGGCAGACAGATTTTGCTCTTTGATGTAATCGCGCAGCGCCACAGCGGCCGCCAAAGCGCCGGCGCCCAGCAAGTTGTGCCCGCAGCCATGGCCGTTACCGCCGGCAGTCAACGCTTCCCGCACGGTAACATCCTGTTTCTGGCTGAGACCGGACAGCGCATCAAATTCGCCAAGAAAACCCAGCACCGGTTTGCCGCTGCCCCAGGTGCCGACGAAGGCGTTAGGAATCTGACCGACATTTTCTTCCACCGCAAAGCCTTCTTTGCGCAGTAAATCAATGAGTACGGCGGCGGACTTTTTTTCTTCAAAACGCGTTTCGGCATAACCCCAAATGGTATCCGCTGCCTGGATATACTGTTCCTGTTTTTCATCCACCAAGGAAAAAAGACGTTCTTTCGACATAATACCCTCCATCATCATGAGATTTATTATTTGTTGAGCCAAAAAGCACGGTCAGAAGTGCTCTGCTCCCGGCTCAAAAATAACCATCAACAAGGACCCGATTGCTTTAGCTTTTGGGTTTGATCAGCGGAATTTGTTTTTGGCAAAGCGGGCATTCCTCCGCTGCGTAACTCGCAATATCCATGGTCATCAGCGAAACAAAGGGAACTCCTTCAAAGGAAACCTGACCGCCGGTCCGATCAAACAGGGCGGCGACGCCCACCAATTGCGCCGGGCTGTTTTGCACCAGATCGATTACTTTGCGAATGGAACCGCCGGTGCTGACCGCATCTTCAATAATTACAACGCGGTCCTGTTTGGTTAAGGTAAAACCGCGCTTCATCGCCATCTTGTCGCCGTCTTTTTCGGCAAACATGGCGCAGCAGCCTAAGATCCGCGCCAATTCATAGGCCAGAATGACGCCGCCCATGGCCGGACCGATGATGATGTCGGGATCCAGGACCGCCACCTTGGGTGCCAGCAGCCGCAGCAGCTGCTCGGTCGCGTCCGGATGCATGGTCAGTTGGCTGCATAATAAGAATTGGTCGCTGTGCCGCCCGGAAGTCAGTAAAAAATGACCGTCGCGCAAGACATCCAGTCGCCTCAACAGGCTGACGATTTCTTCTTGTTTCAACATAAACCCTCCTTCATATTTTGCAATACTGCCTGCACGGCCGCCGCGGGATCCGCCGCCGCCGTAATTGCCCGTCCAACCACAATATAGTCACTGCCGCCTGCCATTGCTTCGGCCGGCGTGGTCACTCGCTTTTGGTCATCCTGCACGGTGAGCATGCGAATGCCGGGGGTGATTGTATACAAGGTGCCGCCGGAGAAACGCTTGACCAGCGCCGCTTCGCGGGGGGAACAAATGACACCGTCGGCGCCGTTTGCCTGCGCCAGCAAAGCGCGGCGCACGACCAATTCATCGAGCCCTAAGCAGTTGCCGTCCTGCTGCAAATCTTCCTCATTCAAACTGGTCAGGACGGTGACACCCAAAATCAACGGTCTGGCGATGCCCAGCACCGCTGCGCGGCGTTCGGCGGCTTCTCTGGCTGCCTGAATCATGGCTGCTCCGCCGCTGATGTGCAGCGTCAGCATATCCACGCCATAATTGACCAATTGTTCTACCGCTTTGCCGACCGTATTGGGAATGTCATGCAGCTTCAAGTCCAAAAAAACTTTCGTCCCGTTTTGTTTGGCTAAGGCGATGGCCCGGGGACCGGCCGCCAGGTAA
The Negativicutes bacterium DNA segment above includes these coding regions:
- a CDS encoding amidohydrolase — encoded protein: MQNLVEAARALQEKQTAYRRDFHHYAESAWTEFRTASLIARELAQLGYEVKLGREVICAEERMGLLTEEELEQQYQRALSQGAVPEYAEKMRGGFTGVVGILKNGVGPVIGMRFDIDAVEMNEPQTKERRPGREGFASVNTNMMHSCGHDGHASIGLGVAQLLMQYRDQFKATIKLVFQPAEEGGRGARPMTASGILDDVEYMLGAHLGSGSPVGSLLPGQAGMLATSKFDAIFTGKAAHAGGNPDGGKNALLAAANAALNLYAISRHKAGATRINVGRLQAGTGRNVIPDHAVMAIETRGDTSELDQYMYGRAMQVLQGSAIMYNCELELKQMGSAKSGSCSPELMQRVIRVAKELGCFDQVSDSEGKLGGSEDFTYMMERVKQNGGQVTYLGIGAGLSAESDSNASAAGGAHTIDFDIDERCLPLGSAVFTALALDIAAPK
- a CDS encoding amidohydrolase encodes the protein MSKERLFSLVDEKQEQYIQAADTIWGYAETRFEEKKSAAVLIDLLRKEGFAVEENVGQIPNAFVGTWGSGKPVLGFLGEFDALSGLSQKQDVTVREALTAGGNGHGCGHNLLGAGALAAAVALRDYIKEQNLSATIKYFGTPGEEGGSGKAFMAREGVFSGVDAAITWHPGCETMVSTGSSLANIQVYFKFIGRASHAGGSPHLGRSALDAVELMNVGVNYLREHVISEARMHYAVVNTGGKSPNVVQPEAEVLYLIRAPKNNLVKDIYERVCDIARGAALMTSTKLTIQIDKACSNLIPNEVLENLMFANLNLIPRRQPSAAELAFAAEIQTTLTEEEKKSSYNGLLAIFGEKEGRKIAAELLKQPISDAIVPYKTSEKAMSGSTDVSDVSWITPTVQCNTSCTALNTPGHSWQLVAQGKNHWAHTGMLEAAKAMAGVGLDLILQPEQLTAAKQELAERLSDGAYVCPIPAGIQPSPVK
- the pyrE gene encoding orotate phosphoribosyltransferase → MKQEEIVSLLRRLDVLRDGHFLLTSGRHSDQFLLCSQLTMHPDATEQLLRLLAPKVAVLDPDIIIGPAMGGVILAYELARILGCCAMFAEKDGDKMAMKRGFTLTKQDRVVIIEDAVSTGGSIRKVIDLVQNSPAQLVGVAALFDRTGGQVSFEGVPFVSLMTMDIASYAAEECPLCQKQIPLIKPKS
- the pyrF gene encoding orotidine-5'-phosphate decarboxylase → MEQLNLRDRLIVALDYHDFASAEQLVNSVGSQVGYFKVGFEFYLAAGPRAIALAKQNGTKVFLDLKLHDIPNTVGKAVEQLVNYGVDMLTLHISGGAAMIQAAREAAERRAAVLGIARPLILGVTVLTSLNEEDLQQDGNCLGLDELVVRRALLAQANGADGVICSPREAALVKRFSGGTLYTITPGIRMLTVQDDQKRVTTPAEAMAGGSDYIVVGRAITAAADPAAAVQAVLQNMKEGLC